Part of the Oreochromis aureus strain Israel breed Guangdong linkage group 20, ZZ_aureus, whole genome shotgun sequence genome, ttagatttcgcagttgaacacttacatcatctccgaagcattttatgagcctagttagccctcctatgccgctcttgattttgtacagctccacgaacctctccataatggtcaagcacagcaaaaaggaaccctttcaggtcaacagatgtaagacaggcaaattctgcttcaacctgagcaatagaagaagagggtggagagtacaggcagaataaaaaaaaagattctttgagacccaaatttaagcaaacagtcatctgaggcccattagagaaaacacaaacacacaaaagcaaacaaacaaaagatgcactttacctgccgttcagcaaacaaggaagttcagagaacaataagctctgtcttgaaatcttttaaagtagaatgattgtgaaaatgacttatgtgatgtaaaactttagtaagcgatgcgattaaaagaacactgagtaaaaggacaagtaacaatttccttattcctcagatgtttaccttgatgagcaatactgttttagtccaactgcctcattaaagttacacaacaggctttttacattaaagccagcaagtccattacatactcctttttagatctgaaatactgtgcacattctgtgtatatgtagtggacagcaatttacccaaaagagtgcaaagtttgcaagtccacctcatttaaatgacaaagacagatgtgatcatctagacctgtgaaaataaattaatgacaaacttgcagttatggatgttattacaaccacaagaacctaaacagtctgctccattgcttttgtcaATGAATCACTTGTTGGTAACaggtctgaatatttagtttatgccacctgcatgtgatcatcaatagtgccatattacttcttaagaagtaccctgacactacaatctttatatcatttgttctacagagctattaagttacaatataatctgtggtgtttccagtatgacaaaatgcacaaattgtaacttaccatttgactccactgacaaaaataaatccccagcatcaagtttgggttcacagacctaaaataagtaaaataaaaatatatgttataattatattgttttcgccatttattcatgtttgctaattttctgacatataaacaatgttagttttgttacaatacagagaatgcagtttaattaaaaggtaaattatgcaaaaaaaaaaaaacttctgcagtacaccatgccaaaaatcagtgtctctgatgccaattattttatcactacagctcttttagtatggaaactcacacaaactagtcatactgatcacaagagttcaaaaataagtcaaaatagtgagctgttgttaagcataaagcatttcagggtaacaaataactgcacaatagaattaaagcaaaaactaaacacactggagcactatctgataaaaactaatataatgctggtttgtagaccatattttgtctcagtcctcagtgcactcttgcagcttagcatgcagcagttaataacaacttaagtgattacataggggtaaacagatgacaacaagcatccgagtcctgccaaaagttctttttgaacccagtcagttattggaaatattgccaaaatgaacttccaccaaaatacaacagcctgtgaacttgaaagaaatttacaagtacagagacaatatgaaataagctttattaattagctgagttagcttgctaatatcgcaacagtggttgagtgcacaaccttaaagctagcggcacaatacttgtgatttggtcagtgccacattaaacccataaaaaggccatatgtcagtttattaggtcaagtttggtcatgacacacaagctggaccttgtcggttaaagttacattagctaaagcaaacatttcggtaaaagagaaaacacacatcatgccataaattcaaaacatgttccaacttttgtagctctctttccttatagttataaccaatgttactcaccttgaaagcatattccaaagaagacgattagaaaacgtccaagtaaagtgagcatgtcgttaaccgccaattccccatgatgcacctcggtagcagtcacgtgaggcagttttgaatcctgctgtgctcaacttacccacattgtcaagttcacataagttgctgatttagctggacatgagttttcaagttagctttttttggtgtaattgggacgtttttaacttgtaattctatgttataacaacaacttcagtcatctatcgtcaaactgatatagaataatatgttgaaataacaaacatctagaattacattttacagtgcaacAGTCAAGATTTAGAAAACAACATGGCAAAATAACTGCTTCTTTtaaagcataaatgacaatactgatacaaacaatacaaaacaatttctttttcttcatttctagAAGGCTTTTGATACAGTTTACAATGCCACCTTAATAAATAGACTACACAACACTACTTTACCTGGGAATGCTGTAAGTTGGTTTTTAAGTTACTTGTAAGCTAACACATTGTGTCGCTTTGCCTCGTCTGCCCTCCCTTGTCTTCTATTATTCAAGGAGTTCCCCAGGGCTCCATATTAGGACCACTATATATAACTTTTCCATTAATTAAAtgctgcattctgtttttattcagtcaTCTATTGGTATAAATTATTTACAGTTATCATTTACTGTTCAACTCCTTCAGTAGTACAGACCCTGGAATTTCTGCACTCATTCTTTGATGTTCCCATTTGATGTGGGAACAACTTCAAAAACATAATTAAGTTTGTGTTACATGCAGACAATTCCCAGTTCAGGTTCTTCTCAGATGACCAAAAGCTCATCTTAAAACTTGcatctttgtttatttctttacttatgtttgtatttgttgCAATCTGCACTGCCTTCTTGGCCTGGTCTCTCTTAACAAAGGTGTTTTAACCTCAGTAACACTATTTaccttgatttaaaaaaaatgaaaatctgaattaatgaaataaaaggaaatatTGATCTGCTTGAAGTTATCAAATTTCGGCTGGAGGATGTTCAAATTGCATAGTTTTCCATTGTGGTCATGTTTGGGAATAGCTGCTttggattgttttgttttgtttttttaagttaatttaaaaatatgaagGGAACTACAGTGGGTCCCTGAAGTCTTGGGCTCCCgtttaaagctgctgtttttgcaACAACATTTATTCAAAGGAAATAAACCAAGTTTGCATTTTGGATTTGAGATTTCAGCATTTATAAGTAATGAAGAAACAATGAAATGGCAAATTAATTAGAAGTTCACAAATGTTTAGCTCTCAGATATGAAAACAGGCTGAAGAGATTTAATATCTTAAGAGgattaacacaaaagttatttGCTGGCATGATGATGATattttgtaatgtttaaaagacCAAACATTTAATTGGGGAAACATGACACAAAGTAATAATGAATAATAGTGAGGTATACCAATTATGAAAATTGTATGGAATAAAGTAAACTGTTACGTCAGTTTTTAAGCTGCCATGCAGTATTTAATCCAGTGTTAAAATGTTGAACTTTCTGTTGTAGATAATGATTATTAATGACCTTTGTTCATCCATTTTCATTTATAATAATTAATCATCATCCAaatttatggaatatgttgtaATATATCCAAATAGAGACTTCATTGGGAAACGGCATGTTGTAAATCATTTATTAAAAAGGTTTAACTCTGTACATTGTTATTGTCCATAAATTCATATCACTTCGGTGTTTTACTACACATctgatttagtttttttcttgttaaattAATGAagatttgtatttttgttacatgcaaatgtttatttatgtccACATGAACAAATGGTTTGCATTATGAAATGATTTATGATTAATGTACAAATATTATGATAGAATATTGCATTGTATTTGGAACAAGCATGTTCTGTATTCTGTGTTATTATTCACTGAAACATGTAATAAACATTGcaggtgaaaaaagaaagatgttCCCTTTTGGCAGTGAAGGATGTACTTAAGGTTTCTTATTTAGTGAATTAAACTTTGtcatgtgatatttttttttagaaaataagTCTTTGTAAGTGCAGCCATCTCACTGTCCTTAAACCTCATCTTCTTGTAATCacatgtctttgcttttgtgatCCCACAAAATCCCCACTGGTCTGTGTGAGCAAATAATAATTTGCTACAAATATTTTCCAAAGTCCAGTAGTAGAAAGGACTAAACATCGCTGTAGTGTTTGATGAAGGTGACAGAAATGAACACATAGCATTAAAATGAGACTAATTTACAGCACCTCAaaaggggcgatcgtggctcaaaaagttgggagttcgccttgtaatcggaaggttgccggttcgagccccggcttggacagtctcggtcgttgtgtccttgggcaagacacttcacccgttgcctactggtggtggccagagggcccggtggcgccagtgtccggcagccttgcctctgtcagtgcgccccagggtggctgtggctacatgtagcttgccatcaccagtgtgtgaatgtgtgcgtgaatgggtggatgactggatgtgtaaagcgctttggggtccttagggactagtaaaagcgctatacaaatacaggccatttaccatttaaatacactcaccggccactttgttgggtacacctgttcagctaCACATTAATGCAAATGTTTACtcaaccaatcacatggcagcaactaaatgcatttaggtaTATAGACAAGATGATCCACTATAATTCAGTTTGAGCATCAGAATGTGGacgaaaggtgatttaagtgactttgaatatgGCAtgattgttggtgccagatgggttGATCTGAGTAttacagaaactgctgatctgctgggattttcccacaccacagagaatggtctggaaaagagaaaaaaatccagtAAACAGCAGTTCCCTGGGCAAAAAGGCCTTGTTGATACCAAACGAGCTATACAGAAGAGCACAAAATACCCCAAGCCTTTAAGCAGATGGGCTATAGCAGCAGAAATTTGACCGAAGTGATTAAGGCTAAGGATATTTTtcctacattattttattttaggtaGTTTTGTGAGAACACAATATTGTTTCAGTTAGTTTTGGTTTTGATTATAGTGAATACTTTTTCAAACCTAATTTTAGCTTTTAGCTaactaaacaataaaataagctTGCCAACTTCTGTTTGCATGAATGTATGAAGCTGCAGTTGCATGTTTCCAACAGCAGGGGACTCCCACTCTCCAACCACAGGTCGTCAAGGAAACCAGAGTGTCATGGCAACGTCGCTGACGCTTGAGAAGGGACTTAATACCAAATTGGGAAGTAAAGCACACAAACGGTAGTTTAACTTGTTGACCAGCTACGGAAGCGTACATTTACACGTTTACCCAGTGCGATAGTTTTTAAAAGCTGTGCTCATAGCCTTTAGACCAATATAAACTTTCTTTACTCCTTTTTGTAAAGCACTTACGCCGAAACACAGCTGGAAATCTTCAAAGCAGCGGATCTTCGATGCATCTAACAAGGCCAAAATCCTCTAAGGGGCGAAGCAGACCTGCTGTAGACAGCTCACTGTATCCAGGGGAGGCGAACAGCATCCAGAGAGAGCCGAGGTCTCCTGAGTTCCGCAGGCCGGACAGAAACCTTCGCTCCCGGTCTCAGCCCGTCATGTTGCAAGCTAACCACCTGAGCCAGGAGGAAGTTTTGCACATGCTGCAGCGTACTCCTGCTGCTCCGCCACAGTCCTTAAACAAGTACAAAGTCCTTCCGTCAATAGAGAGGAGAAGGCAGTCAGAGGTGAGCCTGCACAAAGACGTGTCCAACCTTAACCTAGAAAATGATGGTGAGACCAAGATCTGCAGCCCCAGGGATTCAACGGCAGAAGCTGGCAGTGGCAGTTTGCTTCTTGCTGTAAGAGCTCCATGCGGAAGGAGGTTTCAGCAGCCctttgaccccacacacactctgctGACAGTGAAAGCCAGTGCAGAGGCCAGGTTTGGAACCAGGTATGAAGATGCTTGCATTGAGACCATGGAGGTACCACGCAGGAGCTTTACTGACCTGGGTATGACTCTGGCACAGTGTGCCATTCCTAACAGATCCGTGCTGTGCATCTCTCAGAAAACTGACAGTATGGGGGGACAAGAGTAATATATGTTTTTTGGGGTCTGTAATTGTGCATTTTGTAGCTTCACTTGGATATCTGAACTTCACTGTGCAAAGTTTAAAAGGCTTCTTTTACACCAATCTGTAGCCTCTAAGATTTTTAATGCCAAACTTTGTCCAATATGCACCTTACTCAAGTAAAATTAAGCTTCTTGTGCTCAGGATGTGTCTGTGTAGCAGAAGAGATGTTTTTACTGTATTGTGTGTTCATGAACCTGCACAGAGTTGATTCTTCAGAGTACTTTGAGATTATATACATTTCAGGatgtataaataataaatgtttcatAACTCTGGAAGCTCAATGAGCAAATGGGGttatatatttgaaaaaaaaaaaattcacaactATGTTGATTCTCAAAAATGATTTAGGTGGCCTTTATGCATGTAAAAGCTCAGTTTTGCAATCTACGTTTAATAAATTTTAGTAAAGCTCCTTTCAACTTGTTTTGCTGAAGTGTTCATTAAAACTAACTTATCATAATCAAGTTTTATAATTAAATGAGGGAAAGTAATCTTTTGAATCATTTgatcaaatttaaataaataaaatgtatcctTTTTCATGCAGTTTATGGCATGGGCAAGCAAGTATAACTtcttccccccccaaaaaagtttaatgacaaattaaaattttAGAAGTTTTACATTTATGTCTGCAGTATGTACCGTTTATATTTAGAGTTCAGGGTGCCTCACATCCCACTGAATGATATTTACTACTTTAATTGCTTCAGGAAGATTTTGCAAGCTGGAATTGTACAGCCTGCTCCTGAAGGCATCATCAAAACCTTATTACTCAGGTGTACTCATTAAAATGTAAGCTATTAGAACTACGCCAAGGAACTTGGGAGTTTTTCACCCGAGTGAGTCAATTAGTCTGCTTGGAgactaaaactgaaaatacagttttaaattTTAAGTAAAATTATGGTCAAATCTGTTTCAACAAACTCATAATACCATTTGTGCCAACTCTGGAAAATTTATTGAAACAATCCCACAGTaaagttaaagaaaagaaaagctataatttctctccctgtctctctctttttatttacttattttttaaactttaagtCATCTTCTCAGCAGGCTtcaacaagattttttttttttttaatccacaaAAAAACCTCAGCAACATCCTCACGTGAAATTATGACTCCCGCTACAGTAAGACAggcattttaaacttttaaaatgctttaagCCACTCAAGGATATTTGATGAAACTCAAGTCATGCAAACATCTATACTAACTACATTAATATTTCACTGCACAAATAAATTAAAGAACACTGCAATCCAACACTCCTGTATGCTTTAAGGTGACGTCAGTGAACAAAGGCaaacaaaatcaaagtgaaaactttctgttttgcaCAGTTAACACACGCATGCATctgtaaacaataaaaatgcaaacaataaatccttgggggggtgggggaatcattaacatttcaggcAACATGTCTGGTTGTTGCAACTTCAGCTTATCAGGTTCTCCATTTCCTCTAGATTGGAAGTGTCAAGCTTGATGATTTTCCTGTCTGTaggtgaaaggaaaaaaaaagaaaaaaaagaggacatgTCATTAGGATCTGGATTCTCTCAGTTGTATCAAGCTCGAGTAAAACTGGAACATACCGAAATGCATCTCAATCTGTTTTATAATATCCATGCTGTGCTGGCTGTCCACCATATTAACGGCAAATCCACGTCGGCCAAAACGGCCGGTACGGCCAATCCGGTGAAGGTATGTCTCATTGTCAGCATTCCCGTCCAGATCAACTGGGAGGTCAAAGTTCACCACCAAAGACACCTGTTCCACATCAATACCTGCAATCCATGTAAGCAAAATACTAAGTGCTGATGGACAATGACTTCAGGGATCAACAGTGGTTAAAGTGATCTACACTGGCTCAGTGATAAAGTTTTTTTAGACAATTTCCCCACTGATGGATTATATAATAAACATTATAATAAACTGAATCTGCCTCACTTTAAAATATCAGTGTCCACCTCTAGCTCTACATTAATGGGTGCACACTTACCACCATTGGTATCAATCATTGGCAATCACGCTGACATTCCCTCCCAGAATGAGTTTATTTTAAACTCTCACTTAATAGCCTTCTTACCTCTTGAGCACACATTCGTGGTCACAAGCACTTTCTCTTTGCCGCTCCTGAAGCGTTCAATGACAGCAGCTCGCTGCTCCACTGTCATTTCACCACTTAGCAATGCCACCTGATGGCCCTCTTTGGTCAGACTTTCTGTCAGCCAGGCAGCCATCTTCCGGGTCTAAAGAAAGAGGGTAAGAAAAGAAGTTATAACCACTCATACTTACAATTTAGACACTAaggttttgggatttttttttttttttttttgggggaaGTGTTGTGCTTCTGTCACATTTCTCCCCTCAATTTTAATAGCACTCTAGTTTTCACACAGTCATACTTACTTTCTACATCTCATTCACTGACATATACCAACATTTGCACCACTCAACAGGTCATTTTTAACACGGACAAGCAGGGAGAAAGGCAGGTGGGTCCTCTACAGCCCATTTTCCTACACCCTGCCTGGTGCCATGTTTGGCTGGGTCTGGGGACAGGTTGACTGCATCCCGGGATCACTGTTGGCTTTTACCCCTTAGCTTTTATAGCTAAGAGGTAAAAACCATGTTTGCAGCCTAGTGCAAAAAACACCTTTATCacaactagagctgggcgatagaacgataacgataggtattgcgaaataacttttcctcgatagaaaaatgaaactattgcgatagacctcatctctctcttcctgtcttaaaaaaaaaaagaaagcacagccaatccaaattaagtagcgcagagccgaaccaatcacagccgcagcgtcacgtcacgtgacttgttacgtacagtaCAAGTGCCAAGCCgtacatgtgtatttgtttgggaagcagccagccgccgtgccggCCGGGTAATGGTGAAAATGAGTGTGCccactagagaaaaatcaaccgagagcttgGGTGATCAGGCTAACGAagagaacacagatgacggttccaatgccggagagattgtcgaaaggaagggccagagaagttccgtagactaaaagcgctaattcgtcatcgaaaacaaccaggagaatccctgcgaagcagcaacagtcaattgagtcggctttctccagcgtcttaccatatgacaaaaaagctAAGAGACATAGCGACATAACGAATGCCATAGCCTACCGTCAtgctaaagacatgctaccaataaacacgttcgaaaatgaaggattcaagcagctaaCTGAGGTaatagctaagctatacaacaaggagagattgagaatttccttttagttctcagtttatttgatattgacaaaagttagtcaattttgtctgttcttctgtaaaacaaactaagatttatttttagaattaatattttgtttctaagtggaattcaaagtcaaagtcaaagtcagttttatttgtcaatttcttcagatgtacttgccatacaaaggaattgaaattacgtttcaaaaacaagctgctgattatttcacattttacttgtgagcaacgccacatttaaatcttacaaatatagttatttggcttatatcgtgatatatatcgttatcgcctgaaatgaaaaaaaaacatgtcgtgatatgaaaaaatcttatatcgcccagctctaatcaCAACTCTACAGagtgtttattttgcttttaataACTAATGATAGGGTTAAGTAAGGTGTGTGACTGCTCTGATTGatagtagagatggcacgataccacttttttatgtccgataccgatatcataaatttggatatctgccgataccgatatgaatccgatatagtgttttttttaatcaataaaactgttttttttaatatcttgctgcattttgtataagttcatactcaagtttaaataaacaacaacactaaagctattctgttatacctgtgtgtaaaaaatacactgcacccaaaatatttcatagttcagcaacactgatcaatctaataaacttaaacctgctccatcctccctattctggtattttaaagagt contains:
- the ubxn10 gene encoding UBX domain-containing protein 10, coding for MHLTRPKSSKGRSRPAVDSSLYPGEANSIQREPRSPEFRRPDRNLRSRSQPVMLQANHLSQEEVLHMLQRTPAAPPQSLNKYKVLPSIERRRQSEVSLHKDVSNLNLENDGETKICSPRDSTAEAGSGSLLLAVRAPCGRRFQQPFDPTHTLLTVKASAEARFGTRYEDACIETMEVPRRSFTDLGMTLAQCAIPNRSVLCISQKTDSMGGQE